Proteins co-encoded in one Flavobacterium fluviale genomic window:
- the murQ gene encoding N-acetylmuramic acid 6-phosphate etherase: MKNINPETEQESLYKDLDQMSVKELLTNINTEDKKVPHIIEEQIPKIEKLVKAIVKKMQLGGRLFYIGAGTSGRIGILDASECPPTFGVPHDMIIGIIAGGDTAIRKAVENAEDDTEQAWKDLAKFEISSLDFIIGIAASGNTPYVLGALKKAKEHNIKTGSISCISNGLIAQEADHPIELIVGPEFLTGSTRMKAGTAQKLTLNMISTSVMIKLGKVKGNKMVDMQLSNEKLVKRGIKMIMEELEIEYDLAEELLHKHKSVRAVLLHHNSKK, encoded by the coding sequence ATGAAAAATATAAATCCTGAAACTGAGCAAGAATCTTTGTACAAAGATTTGGATCAAATGAGCGTGAAAGAACTTTTGACGAATATTAATACAGAAGACAAAAAAGTACCGCATATTATTGAAGAACAGATTCCTAAAATCGAAAAACTTGTTAAAGCCATCGTAAAAAAAATGCAGCTTGGCGGCCGATTATTTTACATTGGCGCGGGAACTTCCGGCCGTATCGGAATTTTGGATGCATCTGAATGTCCGCCGACTTTTGGTGTTCCGCACGATATGATTATCGGAATTATTGCGGGTGGCGATACTGCTATCAGAAAAGCGGTAGAAAATGCCGAAGATGATACCGAACAAGCGTGGAAAGATTTAGCTAAATTTGAGATTTCAAGTCTGGATTTTATTATCGGAATTGCGGCTTCTGGAAATACGCCTTATGTTTTGGGCGCTTTGAAAAAAGCCAAAGAACATAACATTAAAACCGGAAGTATCTCCTGCATCAGTAACGGACTTATTGCCCAAGAAGCAGATCATCCGATTGAATTAATTGTAGGACCTGAATTTTTAACTGGAAGTACCAGAATGAAAGCAGGAACGGCTCAAAAACTGACGCTGAATATGATCTCGACTTCGGTTATGATTAAACTTGGAAAAGTAAAAGGCAACAAAATGGTTGACATGCAGTTATCGAATGAAAAACTGGTAAAACGAGGCATCAAAATGATTATGGAAGAACTGGAAATTGAATATGATTTAGCCGAAGAATTACTGCATAAACATAAAAGTGTACGCGCTGTGCTACTTCATCATAACAGCAAAAAATAA
- a CDS encoding SusD/RagB family nutrient-binding outer membrane lipoprotein — MKNIKTYIAALGLVTTMISCNDLEDINVNPSFPVDVSAPALLPPIEQQMAVGLQFDNRCLGRYIQNFSIATVGAVGSEWDRFGYQANSDTGGEIWKMAYFAIGLNLTKLQEKATAEQRHDITGISKVIRAWSWQVATDYHSELIDFDQVFTSRLSFDYVSQDKVYAEVVRLLNEGLVDLDRTDGNVSQTYTASGDKMYGGDRSKWVKFAYGVLARNLNNQINKASYNPDKVIEYCDKSLASNADNALIRYNGTVAADINFYGPGRNNFNTYRQTDFAVRTMDGTLFGNVKDPRISRVLAPSVGQSELAPASAANPDPSKYTFNGNPLNTTASTVATNVSRIPNIYGTYVAGTITTPGRYLFRDKANFPLMTYSEIQFIKAEAAFIKGDKAMALDAYRKAIDANIDFVNANTVVSTTFPITSTITAAEKTAFLTNVNIVPAAADLTISHIMLQKYVALFGYGMLETWTDLRKYHYNTDIYKSMNLSPNGGLFVDNNGKLPYRVRPRFNSEYVWNFDALKAIGADKVDYHTQEMWFSQP; from the coding sequence ATGAAAAATATAAAAACATATATAGCAGCATTAGGTCTTGTAACTACAATGATTTCGTGCAACGATTTAGAGGATATAAATGTAAATCCTAGTTTTCCCGTTGATGTTTCTGCTCCAGCTTTACTGCCGCCAATTGAACAGCAAATGGCTGTTGGACTGCAATTTGACAACCGTTGTTTAGGACGATACATTCAAAATTTCAGTATTGCTACGGTTGGTGCAGTAGGAAGCGAATGGGATCGTTTTGGATATCAGGCAAACAGTGATACAGGCGGCGAAATCTGGAAAATGGCGTATTTTGCTATTGGTTTAAATTTAACTAAACTACAGGAAAAAGCAACTGCAGAACAGCGTCATGATATTACTGGAATTTCAAAAGTTATCAGAGCTTGGTCTTGGCAGGTTGCAACAGATTATCATTCAGAATTAATTGATTTTGATCAGGTTTTCACATCACGTCTTTCTTTTGACTATGTTTCTCAGGATAAAGTTTATGCTGAAGTTGTTCGTTTATTAAACGAAGGTTTAGTCGATTTAGATCGTACAGATGGAAATGTTTCGCAGACTTACACGGCTTCAGGCGACAAAATGTATGGCGGCGACCGCTCGAAATGGGTGAAATTTGCATACGGAGTTTTGGCTAGAAACCTAAACAATCAAATCAATAAAGCTTCTTACAATCCTGATAAAGTTATTGAATACTGCGATAAATCATTGGCTTCAAACGCAGATAACGCGTTGATTAGATACAACGGAACAGTAGCTGCCGATATCAATTTTTACGGTCCTGGAAGAAACAATTTCAACACCTACCGTCAAACTGATTTTGCAGTAAGAACAATGGACGGAACTCTTTTTGGAAACGTAAAAGATCCTAGAATTTCTAGAGTTTTAGCACCATCTGTAGGTCAGTCTGAATTAGCGCCGGCATCTGCAGCAAATCCAGATCCGAGTAAGTATACTTTTAATGGAAATCCGTTAAATACTACGGCTTCAACTGTTGCAACAAACGTAAGCAGAATCCCAAATATTTACGGAACCTATGTTGCAGGAACTATCACAACTCCAGGTAGGTATCTTTTTAGAGATAAAGCGAATTTTCCTTTGATGACGTATTCTGAAATTCAATTTATTAAAGCGGAAGCTGCCTTTATTAAAGGAGACAAAGCCATGGCTTTAGACGCTTACAGAAAAGCAATTGATGCGAATATTGATTTTGTAAATGCAAATACGGTTGTAAGCACAACTTTCCCTATTACTTCAACAATTACAGCTGCAGAAAAAACAGCATTCTTAACGAACGTAAATATTGTTCCTGCTGCTGCAGATTTGACGATCAGCCATATTATGCTTCAAAAATATGTAGCTTTATTTGGTTACGGAATGTTAGAAACTTGGACAGATTTACGTAAATATCACTATAATACTGACATTTACAAGTCAATGAATTTATCGCCAAATGGAGGATTATTTGTTGACAATAATGGAAAATTACCTTACAGAGTTCGTCCGAGATTTAACTCAGAATATGTTTGGAATTTTGATGCTTTAAAAGCTATCGGAGCTGATAAAGTAGATTATCACACACAAGAAATGTGGTTTTCTCAACCGTAA
- a CDS encoding exo-beta-N-acetylmuramidase NamZ family protein, with the protein MFQSFKKITFILFLIISNASNANSSKEIIENKINGISNEIKTGDDNFEKYLPLLKDKKVGIVTNQTGILSNKKHLVDFLLEKKINIQTIFAPEHGFRGTADAGEHVVDGKDAKTGLSIVSLYGENRKPKKEQLTGIDVLVFDLQDVGARFYTYISSLHYVMEACAENNIPLIILDRPNPNGSIVDGPILEKEFTSFVGMHPIPILHGMTIGEYGQMINGEKWLKNGIQCKLTVISCTNYKRDMPYSLLVKPSPNLPNDQAINLYASLCLFEGTNVSLGRGTEKQFQIYGSPYLTKTNFKFTPKPNFGAKDPVYNGKECYGEDLSKAPKVNQLELKWLLKAYQNTTDKSKFFIPFFTKLAGTKKLQQQIEAGVSEKDIRDSWKKGLEDFKTMRKAYLLY; encoded by the coding sequence ATGTTTCAATCCTTTAAAAAAATCACTTTTATTTTATTTTTGATCATTTCAAATGCGTCGAATGCCAATTCTTCAAAAGAAATAATTGAAAATAAAATCAATGGCATCAGTAATGAAATTAAAACAGGAGATGATAATTTCGAAAAATATCTCCCCTTACTAAAAGATAAAAAAGTTGGGATTGTCACCAATCAAACCGGAATTCTATCCAATAAAAAACATTTGGTTGATTTTTTATTGGAGAAAAAAATAAACATCCAAACCATTTTTGCACCAGAACACGGCTTTAGAGGAACTGCCGATGCAGGCGAACATGTTGTTGACGGAAAAGATGCCAAAACGGGACTTTCGATTGTTTCTCTTTATGGAGAAAACAGAAAACCTAAAAAAGAACAATTAACAGGAATTGATGTTTTAGTTTTTGATTTGCAAGACGTTGGCGCTAGATTTTACACTTATATTTCTTCACTTCATTATGTGATGGAAGCCTGCGCGGAAAACAATATTCCACTGATTATTTTAGATCGTCCAAACCCAAACGGAAGCATCGTTGACGGACCTATTTTGGAAAAAGAATTTACCAGTTTTGTGGGCATGCACCCAATTCCAATTTTACACGGAATGACAATTGGCGAATACGGCCAAATGATTAATGGCGAAAAATGGCTTAAAAACGGCATACAATGTAAACTGACCGTAATTTCTTGCACCAATTACAAAAGAGACATGCCGTATAGTCTGCTTGTAAAACCCTCGCCAAATCTTCCAAACGATCAGGCAATAAATTTATATGCCAGTTTATGTTTGTTTGAAGGAACAAATGTGAGCCTTGGACGCGGAACAGAAAAGCAATTCCAGATTTATGGTTCTCCTTATTTAACCAAAACCAATTTTAAATTTACGCCAAAACCAAATTTTGGAGCTAAAGATCCTGTTTATAACGGAAAAGAATGTTACGGCGAAGATCTTTCTAAAGCACCAAAAGTGAATCAACTAGAATTAAAATGGCTTTTAAAAGCATATCAAAATACCACTGATAAATCGAAATTTTTTATTCCGTTTTTTACCAAATTGGCCGGCACAAAAAAACTGCAGCAGCAAATCGAAGCTGGAGTTTCTGAAAAAGATATTCGAGACAGCTGGAAAAAAGGTTTAGAAGATTTTAAAACCATGAGAAAAGCATATCTGCTTTATTAA
- a CDS encoding SusC/RagA family TonB-linked outer membrane protein gives MKKKHLILLLFIFGILTSYSQNNLVKGVVTDGSGNTLPGANILVQGTKDQTSTGADGTFSIKANQGAVLLVSYIGFNTKEVIVNGSNLKIVISESAQTLNNVTIVGSMGIVRNKSSLGYAVQEVKGKEIADTQRPNFATALQGRVAGLTVTSTSGAPGASAAIQLRGVNSLSGSNSPLYVVDGLPVSNETMDQGLTISNAPNRTQDYTNRGADINPDDIESVVILKGPEAAALYGMQAGNGAIVITTKKGKKGVGRLTYSTNTRFDNLYRFPETQKVYQRGSDGVNNPDYRRQFGTAYEPGTKFYNNVENFFKTGVSTNHNLSFEAGTETTSYRLSIANLEQEGVVPNTGYSRLTANLNASAKLSSKLRSEATFNFTKSDNQKAAKGAGSAVQIPGVTSAGYLLSLLTWPSNDDASVYLNPDGTRRKITSGALDNENDNPYWDVNKNLSEDFNNRFITNVGLIYDPTSWLNLTGRVGWDVNSGQGYRAIHPESAAGISSGGYIESYYSNTSNLNTTLLVTAKKSFGKFNTKLMVGNSVNDNDYRILSTTGSRFFDPNFYSINNTDATTQRSQERIIQSRIIGFFSELSLDYDKIVYLTLTGREDWTSVLPDPFFYPSVSTSFVFTNLNGLKDKEILSYGKLRASYAEAANIPSPYSAEPVFTPQLTTDGGYAYGVTGANPNLKPEFRKSFEFGTELKFFKNRVGLDVAVYSTKTIDPILKNMRLSYGTGFVVTSANFGDLQNQGLEITLSGSPIQKDNFSWNVSANFSKTRSELLNLPSVVSEYYVSDTWLYGNVRGGVTVGNPLTTLTGNDYLRNNAGEPLIDPNTGFPLKDPNFKIVGDRNPDFMLGLQNTFTYKNLSLSFLLDIRKGGDIYNATEFYLYQNGLSTKTLDRDQTRIVKGVLRDGLENSATPTPNNIPVRPSVQNEYYRTGAIDADFIEKDINWLRMRDITLSYQMPSEILKKTFINNLSLYLTMTDLFIITNYTGADPSVNGTNASTGGAGGTGFDFGVVSTPRGVNLGLKIGL, from the coding sequence ATGAAAAAAAAGCATTTAATTCTTTTACTTTTCATTTTTGGAATACTAACCAGTTATTCGCAAAACAATCTAGTAAAAGGGGTCGTTACAGACGGCAGCGGTAACACATTACCAGGCGCAAACATTTTAGTACAGGGAACCAAAGATCAAACCTCAACAGGAGCTGATGGAACCTTTTCGATCAAAGCAAACCAAGGAGCGGTACTTCTTGTTTCTTACATTGGTTTTAATACCAAAGAAGTTATTGTAAACGGCAGCAATCTTAAAATTGTTATTTCAGAAAGTGCTCAAACCCTAAACAATGTAACTATTGTGGGTTCTATGGGTATTGTGCGAAACAAGTCGTCTTTAGGATACGCGGTTCAAGAAGTAAAAGGGAAAGAAATCGCCGATACACAGCGTCCGAACTTTGCTACGGCTTTACAAGGTCGTGTTGCGGGTCTTACAGTAACAAGCACTTCTGGAGCGCCGGGAGCTTCTGCTGCAATTCAGTTAAGAGGAGTAAATTCACTTAGTGGGAGCAACTCTCCTTTGTATGTAGTTGACGGATTACCTGTGAGTAACGAAACAATGGATCAAGGTTTAACGATTTCTAATGCTCCGAACAGAACGCAGGATTACACCAACAGAGGTGCAGATATTAATCCAGACGATATTGAATCTGTAGTTATCCTAAAAGGACCAGAGGCGGCGGCGCTTTACGGAATGCAGGCTGGAAATGGTGCAATCGTTATTACAACTAAAAAAGGTAAAAAAGGAGTTGGAAGACTTACTTATTCTACTAATACAAGATTTGACAATTTATACCGTTTTCCAGAAACTCAAAAAGTATATCAAAGAGGTTCTGACGGTGTAAACAATCCAGACTACAGAAGACAATTTGGAACGGCTTACGAACCAGGAACTAAATTTTACAATAATGTTGAAAATTTCTTTAAAACTGGAGTTTCAACCAATCATAATCTGTCGTTTGAAGCGGGTACAGAAACTACTTCTTACCGTTTATCGATTGCTAATTTAGAGCAGGAAGGTGTTGTCCCAAATACTGGATACAGCCGTTTAACTGCAAATTTGAATGCTTCTGCAAAATTATCTTCAAAATTAAGATCAGAAGCTACTTTTAATTTTACGAAATCAGATAACCAAAAAGCAGCAAAAGGAGCTGGATCTGCGGTGCAGATTCCAGGTGTTACAAGCGCAGGATATTTGCTTTCGCTTTTAACATGGCCATCAAATGATGATGCGAGTGTTTATCTAAATCCTGACGGAACAAGAAGAAAAATCACCAGCGGTGCTTTGGACAATGAAAACGATAACCCGTATTGGGATGTAAATAAAAACTTATCTGAGGATTTCAACAATCGTTTTATCACGAATGTTGGATTAATATACGATCCAACTTCTTGGTTAAACTTAACTGGCCGTGTGGGCTGGGATGTGAATTCTGGTCAAGGTTACAGAGCCATTCATCCAGAATCTGCTGCGGGAATTTCTTCTGGCGGTTATATCGAATCTTATTATTCTAATACGAGTAATTTAAATACGACTTTATTAGTTACAGCTAAAAAATCTTTCGGAAAATTCAATACCAAATTAATGGTTGGTAATTCGGTTAATGATAATGATTATAGAATTTTATCTACAACTGGAAGCCGATTTTTCGATCCTAACTTCTACTCTATCAACAATACAGACGCCACAACACAAAGATCTCAAGAGAGAATTATCCAAAGCAGAATCATTGGTTTCTTTTCTGAGCTGAGTTTAGATTATGACAAAATTGTTTACCTGACTTTGACTGGACGTGAAGACTGGACTTCTGTATTACCAGACCCATTTTTCTATCCATCAGTTTCAACGAGTTTTGTTTTCACAAACTTAAACGGATTGAAAGACAAAGAAATTCTTTCTTATGGAAAATTAAGAGCTTCGTATGCGGAGGCTGCTAACATTCCTTCGCCTTATTCTGCAGAACCGGTTTTCACGCCGCAATTGACTACAGATGGAGGTTATGCTTATGGTGTTACAGGTGCGAATCCGAATTTGAAACCTGAATTCCGTAAATCTTTTGAATTTGGTACAGAATTAAAATTCTTTAAAAACCGAGTTGGATTAGACGTTGCTGTTTACAGTACCAAAACAATCGATCCGATTTTGAAAAATATGCGTTTAAGCTACGGAACTGGATTCGTAGTAACTTCTGCAAACTTTGGAGATTTACAAAACCAAGGTTTAGAGATTACTTTAAGTGGAAGTCCAATTCAAAAAGATAATTTTTCTTGGAATGTAAGTGCGAACTTCAGCAAAACGCGTTCAGAATTATTAAATCTTCCTTCTGTAGTTTCAGAATATTATGTTTCAGACACTTGGCTTTACGGAAATGTCCGCGGCGGGGTGACAGTTGGAAATCCGTTAACTACTTTAACTGGAAATGATTATTTACGAAATAATGCCGGAGAACCTTTAATTGATCCCAATACTGGTTTCCCTTTAAAAGATCCAAACTTTAAAATTGTTGGAGACAGAAATCCAGATTTTATGCTTGGTTTACAAAATACCTTTACCTACAAAAACCTTAGTTTATCATTCTTGTTAGACATTAGAAAAGGCGGTGATATTTACAATGCAACAGAGTTCTATTTATACCAAAACGGATTGTCTACAAAAACTTTAGATCGTGATCAAACCCGAATTGTAAAAGGTGTATTGAGAGATGGTTTAGAAAATTCGGCTACTCCAACACCAAACAATATTCCGGTAAGACCAAGTGTTCAAAACGAATATTACAGAACTGGAGCTATCGATGCTGATTTTATTGAAAAAGACATCAATTGGCTGCGAATGAGAGATATCACTTTAAGCTATCAAATGCCTTCAGAAATCTTGAAAAAAACATTCATCAACAATCTTTCTTTATACTTAACAATGACCGATCTTTTTATCATCACCAATTATACTGGAGCAGATCCTTCGGTTAACGGAACAAACGCTTCAACTGGAGGTGCTGGAGGAACAGGTTTTGACTTTGGAGTAGTTTCTACACCAAGAGGTGTAAACTTAGGATTGAAAATCGGACTTTAA
- a CDS encoding DeoR/GlpR family DNA-binding transcription regulator: MLKKERHQFIMNKFQQVEKINTIDLALELNISEDTIRRDFIELNDKGLINKVYGGAFLVKNNNKNVFDITIINEDKKISVAKKALSFLNEGQVIIMSGGTTNLTLCKLIPLNFTATIYTYSLPIAMQLSQHPNIELIFIGGKLQKQAMVTVGIDVVQVLSKIKADICFMGVSSIDVNQGLTEIGYEVSVIKKEMIRASDKVIALLTSEKMNSKMPHKVCDLDKLYAVVTDLNVASPKIKNFVDSGIKVL, encoded by the coding sequence ATGCTCAAAAAGGAAAGACATCAATTCATAATGAATAAATTTCAGCAAGTCGAAAAAATAAATACGATCGACTTAGCTTTAGAATTGAATATTTCTGAAGATACCATCCGCAGGGATTTTATTGAGTTAAATGATAAAGGCCTAATAAACAAAGTATATGGCGGTGCATTTTTAGTTAAAAACAATAATAAAAATGTTTTTGATATTACCATTATCAATGAGGATAAGAAAATAAGCGTGGCTAAAAAAGCGCTTTCTTTTTTAAATGAAGGTCAAGTAATTATCATGAGCGGAGGAACAACAAATTTGACTCTCTGCAAACTTATTCCACTAAATTTTACCGCTACGATTTATACCTACAGTCTTCCAATTGCGATGCAGTTATCGCAGCACCCCAATATCGAATTGATTTTTATTGGAGGAAAATTACAAAAGCAGGCAATGGTAACCGTTGGTATCGATGTGGTTCAAGTGCTCTCTAAAATTAAAGCTGATATTTGTTTTATGGGTGTCAGTAGTATCGATGTCAATCAAGGACTTACTGAAATTGGTTATGAAGTTTCGGTTATTAAAAAAGAGATGATCAGGGCGTCAGATAAGGTAATAGCGCTTTTAACTTCTGAAAAAATGAACAGCAAAATGCCCCATAAAGTTTGTGATCTTGATAAGCTTTACGCCGTTGTAACAGACCTAAATGTTGCCAGTCCCAAAATCAAGAATTTTGTCGATTCTGGAATCAAAGTATTGTAG
- a CDS encoding sodium:solute symporter: MSSTTILIFIFVYFGLLLFISNIISKKGQDNDSFFKANKNSKWYLVAFGMIGTALSGVTFISVPGEVGSPNGEQFKYFQFVLGNAIGFVIIAKVLLPLYYRMNLTSIYSYIEQRMGVRSYKTAASIFLVSRTISSAFRLYLVVIVLQRYVFNDFNIPFPVTVLLALALIFLYTFRSGLKTIIITDTLQTFFLVSSVFITIYFVCDSLNLTVLESVSTIQKSNYSKIFFFDDFFTSKYHFVKQILGGMFVTIAMVGLDQDLMQKNLSCKNIGEAQKNMFTFTGIFVLINIIFLSLGALLYIYADRNGVAIPLDLATGKPRTDLLFPEIALNHLSIIPAFVFLLGIIAATFATTDSALTALTTSFCVDFLGMDKSENLGNNKNVKTRHWVHFGFSILLFLVIIVLNSFNDASVVALIFRAASYTYGPLLGLYAFGLLQKSRLVNDKLIPIICIISPILTYFLSENSARLFGYTFDNELIIINGLFTYIGIYFTSKRTSERISF; the protein is encoded by the coding sequence ATGTCTTCTACCACCATTCTCATTTTCATCTTTGTTTACTTTGGTCTTTTGCTTTTTATTTCAAACATAATCAGCAAGAAAGGACAAGACAACGATTCTTTTTTCAAAGCAAATAAAAATTCTAAATGGTATTTAGTTGCTTTTGGTATGATTGGAACTGCGCTTTCGGGCGTAACATTTATTTCTGTACCCGGCGAAGTTGGTTCACCAAACGGAGAACAATTCAAATATTTTCAATTTGTTTTAGGAAACGCGATTGGATTTGTCATTATTGCAAAAGTCCTGCTGCCACTCTATTACAGAATGAATCTGACTTCGATTTACAGTTATATCGAGCAAAGAATGGGAGTTCGAAGTTACAAAACTGCAGCTTCTATATTTTTAGTCAGCAGAACAATCAGTTCAGCTTTTAGATTGTATTTGGTTGTTATTGTTTTACAGCGTTACGTTTTTAATGATTTTAATATTCCGTTTCCGGTTACCGTGCTTTTAGCGCTGGCACTTATATTTTTATATACGTTTAGAAGCGGTTTAAAAACCATTATTATTACCGATACTTTACAGACGTTTTTTTTAGTTAGTTCCGTGTTTATAACCATTTATTTTGTTTGTGACAGTCTTAACCTGACTGTTCTTGAGTCTGTTTCAACCATTCAAAAAAGCAATTATTCAAAGATTTTTTTCTTTGATGATTTCTTTACAAGCAAATATCATTTCGTAAAACAAATTTTAGGAGGAATGTTTGTTACAATTGCAATGGTTGGACTGGATCAGGATTTAATGCAAAAAAACCTGAGCTGTAAAAACATCGGCGAAGCGCAAAAAAACATGTTCACTTTTACGGGAATTTTTGTTTTAATCAATATTATATTTTTGAGTTTAGGCGCTTTACTTTATATATACGCCGATAGAAATGGCGTTGCGATTCCGTTAGATTTAGCAACAGGAAAACCAAGAACCGATTTACTTTTTCCAGAAATTGCCTTAAATCATTTGTCCATTATTCCAGCGTTTGTTTTCCTGTTAGGAATTATCGCCGCGACTTTTGCCACAACCGATTCGGCTTTAACGGCACTTACAACTTCTTTTTGTGTGGACTTTCTAGGAATGGATAAATCTGAAAATTTAGGAAATAACAAAAATGTAAAAACAAGACATTGGGTACATTTCGGATTTTCGATATTACTTTTTCTCGTAATTATTGTACTGAATTCCTTTAACGATGCCTCAGTTGTGGCTTTAATTTTTAGGGCAGCATCTTACACTTACGGCCCGTTATTAGGATTATACGCTTTTGGATTATTACAAAAATCAAGATTAGTAAACGACAAATTGATTCCGATAATCTGTATTATTTCGCCGATACTGACTTATTTTTTAAGCGAAAATTCGGCTCGATTATTCGGTTATACATTTGATAATGAATTAATCATAATCAATGGATTATTTACTTATATCGGAATTTATTTTACCAGTAAACGCACCTCAGAAAGAATCTCTTTTTAA